In Bacteroidota bacterium, a single genomic region encodes these proteins:
- a CDS encoding c-type cytochrome has translation MIKKIILYALLLIVLTVVGLLTYVKLALPSVGDAPKIKIEATPERLKRGEYLANAVCVCMDCHSQRDWTKFSGPPVNGTFGQGGEVFNQDFGFPGSFISKNITPSGIGDWTDGEILRTITTGVNKNGKALFPIMPYMHYGQMDQEDLYSIIVYIRSLKPIERANQESVPDFPMNFIINTIPSKQEMQKRPSPQDRLAYGKYMWNASGCTECHTKQEKGKQVPGMEMAGGFEFNMGAMGKAYSSNLTPDEETGIGAWTEENFLARFRIYKDSGYVIPTVQKGAMQTPMPWSMYAQMTEDDLLAIFAYIKTLKPVKNRVEKFIAAN, from the coding sequence ATGATAAAAAAAATTATTCTTTATGCGCTGCTTTTAATTGTATTGACAGTTGTTGGTTTGTTGACTTATGTGAAGTTAGCATTGCCCAGTGTTGGAGATGCTCCAAAAATTAAAATTGAGGCAACTCCCGAGCGGTTAAAAAGAGGTGAATACTTAGCAAATGCAGTTTGTGTTTGCATGGACTGTCATTCGCAACGTGATTGGACTAAATTTTCAGGACCACCTGTCAATGGTACATTTGGTCAAGGAGGTGAAGTGTTCAATCAAGATTTTGGTTTTCCCGGATCGTTCATCTCAAAAAATATTACCCCTTCAGGAATTGGCGATTGGACAGATGGTGAAATCTTAAGAACAATAACTACCGGAGTTAATAAAAATGGGAAAGCGCTATTTCCTATAATGCCCTACATGCATTATGGACAAATGGACCAAGAGGACTTATATTCCATTATCGTTTACATTCGTTCCTTAAAACCAATTGAACGAGCTAATCAAGAATCCGTGCCCGACTTTCCAATGAATTTTATTATAAACACCATTCCATCAAAACAAGAAATGCAAAAACGTCCTAGCCCACAAGATCGCTTAGCTTATGGTAAATATATGTGGAATGCATCAGGATGCACTGAGTGTCATACAAAACAAGAAAAAGGGAAGCAAGTTCCGGGAATGGAAATGGCGGGTGGGTTTGAATTTAATATGGGTGCAATGGGTAAGGCCTATTCTTCGAATCTAACACCGGATGAAGAAACCGGAATAGGTGCGTGGACAGAAGAAAATTTTCTTGCACGTTTCCGAATATATAAAGACTCAGGTTATGTTATTCCAACAGTTCAAAAAGGAGCCATGCAAACTCCAATGCCTTGGAGCATGTACGCACAAATGACGGAGGACGATTTGTTAGCAATATTCGCCTATATCAAAACACTAAAACCGGTTAAAAATCGTGTTGAAAAATTTATTGCAGCCAATTAA
- a CDS encoding polysaccharide deacetylase family protein, producing MIKSSSLLRRFYPSLVWNVKTNEKKIYLTFDDGPIPEITEWVLNELRQYHAKATFFCIGENVAKYPSVFNAIIADKHLVGNHTFNHLNGWKTSNFEYFNNVEKANQLIKSKYFRPPYGKITSSQIKYLKSKYKIIMWDLISYDFDAQTSPDTCFKNATNNYEAGSIIVFHDSFKAKDNLYQTLPKTLNFYSKLGYSFETLEN from the coding sequence TTGATAAAATCTTCTTCTCTATTACGCCGATTTTATCCTTCATTGGTTTGGAATGTAAAAACAAACGAAAAAAAAATTTACCTCACTTTCGACGATGGCCCCATTCCTGAAATAACCGAATGGGTGCTGAATGAGCTTCGACAGTATCATGCAAAGGCAACTTTCTTTTGTATCGGAGAAAATGTTGCGAAATATCCAAGTGTGTTTAATGCAATAATTGCTGATAAGCATCTTGTAGGAAACCACACTTTTAATCATTTGAACGGATGGAAAACAAGTAATTTCGAGTACTTCAACAATGTAGAAAAGGCCAATCAGTTAATAAAAAGTAAGTATTTCAGGCCGCCCTATGGAAAGATTACCAGTTCTCAGATCAAGTATTTAAAATCAAAATATAAAATTATCATGTGGGATTTGATTAGTTATGATTTTGATGCGCAAACGAGTCCGGATACTTGTTTTAAAAATGCAACTAATAATTATGAAGCAGGCTCCATCATTGTTTTTCATGACAGTTTTAAAGCAAAGGATAACTTATACCAAACACTACCGAAAACTTTAAATTTTTATTCAAAACTAGGATATAGCTTTGAAACATTAGAAAACTGA
- a CDS encoding WG repeat-containing protein, whose protein sequence is MKNTFLKSIAISTLCLISFLSKAQDVLYPIQQSGKYGYVNKSGKIIVEPQFTFADQFSEGLAAVKQGGKKGFINTSGKMVIEPQFDDGYGFKEGMAAMKRDGKWIYIDKSGKTVFETKCDYAYPFSEGLARFQLGYKLGYFDKTGKIAIPANYDAAYDFSEGMARVKSGDLNKSKWGYINKEGELAIEYSFDDCFEFNEGLANVRIGNEQTGKYGYIDKKGKIVLEAKYDKAYRFADGLAIVRVGDFKKGKFGYIDKTGKMVLPADNDAAFNFVDGLACVRQGDAKTGKWGYIDKTGRVVISRQYDFPSDFKNGLAYVRLGNFKNKTAYIDKKGNVIWQQQ, encoded by the coding sequence ATGAAAAACACTTTTTTGAAAAGTATTGCAATTTCTACCCTTTGCCTTATTTCTTTTCTTTCGAAGGCTCAAGATGTTTTATACCCAATTCAACAAAGCGGGAAATACGGTTATGTAAATAAATCGGGTAAAATTATTGTTGAACCGCAGTTTACGTTTGCAGATCAGTTTAGCGAAGGATTAGCGGCTGTGAAACAAGGAGGTAAAAAGGGCTTTATCAATACTTCCGGTAAAATGGTTATAGAACCCCAATTTGATGATGGGTATGGATTTAAAGAAGGTATGGCTGCTATGAAGCGTGATGGGAAATGGATATATATTGATAAATCCGGTAAAACTGTTTTTGAAACAAAATGTGATTACGCTTATCCATTTTCAGAGGGATTGGCAAGGTTTCAATTGGGATATAAGTTGGGTTATTTCGATAAAACAGGAAAAATTGCAATTCCTGCAAACTATGATGCTGCTTATGATTTTAGTGAAGGAATGGCCAGGGTTAAGTCTGGTGATTTAAATAAATCGAAATGGGGATATATTAATAAGGAAGGTGAATTAGCAATTGAATACTCTTTTGATGATTGTTTTGAATTTAATGAAGGTCTTGCCAATGTGCGCATTGGTAATGAACAAACCGGGAAATATGGCTACATTGATAAGAAGGGAAAAATTGTGTTAGAAGCAAAATATGACAAAGCATACAGATTTGCCGATGGTTTAGCTATTGTTAGAGTGGGCGATTTTAAAAAGGGTAAGTTTGGATATATCGATAAAACCGGTAAAATGGTTCTTCCGGCAGATAATGATGCTGCATTTAATTTTGTTGATGGACTTGCATGTGTGCGACAAGGTGATGCTAAGACAGGGAAATGGGGGTATATTGATAAAACGGGAAGAGTTGTGATTAGTCGGCAATATGATTTCCCTTCCGACTTCAAGAATGGACTAGCTTATGTGCGCCTTGGGAACTTTAAAAACAAGACCGCTTACATTGATAAAAAGGGGAATGTAATCTGGCAACAGCAATAA